In Helianthus annuus cultivar XRQ/B chromosome 3, HanXRQr2.0-SUNRISE, whole genome shotgun sequence, a single window of DNA contains:
- the LOC110881877 gene encoding putative germin-like protein 2-1 — protein MSNKIILLSFVALTFSCLALAYEPKPLQDFCVADPNSSVKVNGLVCKDPMKVIADDFFFSGLHLMGNTSNPVGSRVTTVFATQLPGLNTLGISMVRIDYAPWGQNPPHIHPRATEILTVLEGSLLVGFVTSNPNNRFITKVLKKGDVFVFPVGLVHFQSNVGNGNAVAIAALSSQNPGAITIANAVFGANPPIPGDILAKAFQVDKSVVDQLQSKF, from the exons ATGTCGAACAAAATCATCCTCTTGAGTTTTGTAGCTCTTACTTTTAGCTGCCTTGCCTTAGCCTACGAGCCTAAACCCCTACAAGATTTTTGTGTAGCCGATCCCAACAGCTCAG TGAAAGTAAATGGTCTAGTATGCAAGGACCCGATGAAAGTTATAGCTGATGACTTCTTCTTCAGTGGGCTACACCTCATGGGCAACACATCAAACCCTGTGGGATCAAGGGTTACCACAGTCTTTGCAACTCAGTTACCTGGGCTAAACACTTTAGGCATCTCAATGGTTCGGATTGACTACGCGCCATGGGGACAAAACCCACCTCACATTCATCCAAGAGCCACTGAGATTCTTACCGTTCTTGAAGGAAGCCTACTTGTTGGGTTTGTCACATCCAACCCCAATAACCGTTTTATCACCAAGGTGCTGAAAAAGGGTGATGTTTTCGTGTTCCCCGTTGGACTTGTGCATTTCCAGAGTAACGTCGGGAATGGGAATGCAGTGGCTATTGCTGCATTGAGCAGTCAAAACCCTGGTGCCATAACGATAGCGAATGCTGTTTTTGGTGCAAATCCTCCAATTCCAGGGGATATTTTAGCCAAGGCGTTCCAAGTGGATAAAAGCGTGGTGGACCAACTACAATCAAAGTTCTAG